Below is a window of Enterococcus gilvus ATCC BAA-350 DNA.
ATGCAGCCCGGCAAATAAGGAATCTGGTACAAATTGCATATCTCCGCAGTTTCCTGATCAAAACTCGGGCTGACGATGAACTCTGCACCTGCCATGATCGCTAATCGCGCAGTCATGGCATCCAGGACTGTTCCAGCGCCAATGACCGCCTCTTCTTCTCGGTCACGATAGGTTTCGGCTAGCTCTTGGATCACTGCTTGCGCATTCGGAACCGTAAACGTCACTTCGATCCCTTTGATTCCCCCCGCAAGGATCGCCTCACTTGCCTGAACCGCCTCGGTGTGATCTTTGCCTCGAACGACAGCGATCACTCCGGCTTTTTCTAAACGCTTTAAGATTTCCATTCGTTTCATGTACTTCTTATCCCCTATCCATTCAGCAAGGCGCGTTCCAAAATGGCCCCCGCTTGATGCTGTCCTTCTAGATTTTTTTCCCCTGAGAATTTCAACACACGATCCATGTTCGTGATCACGACGATGATCATGGTCTCTTTTCCTTGGCTGTGGATATAGTCCAGATCCATTTTGGCGATCTTGGTATCGGCGGTTACTTTGTCTCCAGCTTTTACAGCGACGTCGAAACCTTTTCCATCCAAGGTGACCGTATCGATCCCCATGTGGACAAGGACTTCTACGCCATTCGCCGTTTTGATGCCGATCGCATGTTTTGAAGGGAAGACCGTTGTCACGGTTCCGCTGACTGGTGCATACACAACGCCATCTACGGATTTGATCGCAAAGCCATCCCCCATCATTTTGCTTGAAAATACTTCATCTGGAACATCTTCTAATGGCACATAGCTGCCTTTCGCTACTGAGTGCAGATTCACTTCGTTCGTGAATTCTTCTTCTTCGCCCTCTTCTGCTGGAACGAGCATATACGTGATCACGAATGAAGAGATCAGCGCGATCAAAATGCCTAAAACCGCGAAGATGAAGTACTGCCCGATATACGCTGGCAGACTGAAAATACTAGATAAAATGTAGCCGTAGATACGAACGCCGAAGAAACTGATAAACGCTGAAGCGACAGAACTACCGATCGTCGCAGCGATAAATGCTTTTTTGTATTTAGATAAGATCCCGAACAATGCCGGTTCTGTGATCCCCAGCAAACCAGAAACAGCCGAAGACAAGACTAGAGATTTTTCTTCTTTTGATTTTACTTTCGTATAGATCGCTGCTGTTGCCCCAGTGATCGCCATGTTTGCCATAAACATCATCGGCATCAGCATGTCATACCCTTGGTTGGCAAAGTTTTGCAACGCGATCGGTGTCATTGCATGGTGCAGTCCCGTAAAGATGGCGATTGGACGAATCGCTCCCACCACGACACCCGCTAAGACAGGCGAGATCGAGAACAACCACGCAACACCCGCAGCCAATAGGTTTCCTAAATGAATACTCAGGGGTCCAATGATCGTCAATGTAACCAAACCTGCGGCAAACAATGAGATCGTCGGTGTAAATACGGTTCGTAACACTTGCGGCAAGACCTTGTCTACCCAACGATAGATATAGCTTAAGGCCAAGACGGCAAAGATGATGGGAATAACTGTACCTGCATAGTTGAAGACCGGTACAGGGATCACACCGAACAGCTTGAAGGCTGAGATCGATCC
It encodes the following:
- a CDS encoding bifunctional 4-hydroxy-2-oxoglutarate aldolase/2-dehydro-3-deoxy-phosphogluconate aldolase: MKRMEILKRLEKAGVIAVVRGKDHTEAVQASEAILAGGIKGIEVTFTVPNAQAVIQELAETYRDREEEAVIGAGTVLDAMTARLAIMAGAEFIVSPSFDQETAEICNLYQIPYLPGCMTITEIQQALKSGADIIKLFPGSVSGPSMVSAVKAPLPHVNLMPTGGVNLENMATWFEAGVVAVGVGGNLLAPAAKGDFEQVTEIAQHYAAKLAEIRGKANG
- a CDS encoding glucose PTS transporter subunit IIA, with the translated sequence MKHEEIAKQIIQHVGGAGNINNAWHCMTRLRFNLKDEKQVDYAALEKIPKVVGTKYQSDQLQVVIGTDVAEYFAPIAKELGLDENSQQDSGEKKGAVSLFMDTVSGVFGPIVPAIAGAGMIKGLMAGLVALNVISNQTDTYLIIDMIASGVFTFLPFFVAASAARIFKTNQYLAVAIAATLQFPTMTNAVAEGSISAFKLFGVIPVPVFNYAGTVIPIIFAVLALSYIYRWVDKVLPQVLRTVFTPTISLFAAGLVTLTIIGPLSIHLGNLLAAGVAWLFSISPVLAGVVVGAIRPIAIFTGLHHAMTPIALQNFANQGYDMLMPMMFMANMAITGATAAIYTKVKSKEEKSLVLSSAVSGLLGITEPALFGILSKYKKAFIAATIGSSVASAFISFFGVRIYGYILSSIFSLPAYIGQYFIFAVLGILIALISSFVITYMLVPAEEGEEEEFTNEVNLHSVAKGSYVPLEDVPDEVFSSKMMGDGFAIKSVDGVVYAPVSGTVTTVFPSKHAIGIKTANGVEVLVHMGIDTVTLDGKGFDVAVKAGDKVTADTKIAKMDLDYIHSQGKETMIIVVITNMDRVLKFSGEKNLEGQHQAGAILERALLNG